The Canis lupus familiaris isolate Mischka breed German Shepherd chromosome X, alternate assembly UU_Cfam_GSD_1.0, whole genome shotgun sequence genome has a segment encoding these proteins:
- the SLC25A14 gene encoding brain mitochondrial carrier protein 1 precursor, which yields MGIFPGIILIFLRVKFATAAVIVSGHQNSATVSHEMSGLNWKPFVYGGLASIVAEFGTFPVDLTKTRLQVQGQSIDVRFKEIKYRGMFHALFRIYKEEGVLALYSGIAPALLRQASYGTIKIGIYQSLKRLFVERLEDETLLINMICGVVSGVISSTIANPTDVLKIRMQAQGSLFQGSMIGSFIDIYQQEGTRGLWRGVVPTAQRAAIVVGVELPVYDITKKHLILSGVMGDTILTHFVSSFTCGLAGALASNPVDVVRTRMMNQRAIVGHVDLYKGTLDGILKMWKHEGFFALYKGFWPNWLRLGPWNIIFFITYEQLKRLQI from the exons caCCAGAACAGTGCCACTGTAAGCCATGAGATGTCTGGTCTGAATTGGAAACCCTTTGTATATGGCGGCCTTGCCTCTATTGTTGCTGAATTTG GAACTTTCCCTGTGGATCTGACCAAAACGCGACTTCAAGTTCAGGGCCAAAGCATTGATGTCcgtttcaaagaaataaaataccgAGGAATGTTTCATGCCTTGTTCCGAATCTATAAAGAAGAAGGTGTATTGGCTCTGTATTCTGG AATTGCTCCTGCCTTACTAAGACAGGCATCATATGGCACCATCAAAATTGGCATTTACCAAAGCTTGAAGAGATTATTTGTAGAACGTTTAGAAG atgaaactCTTCTAATTAATATGATCTGTGGGGTAGTGTCAGGAGTGATATCTTCCACTATAGCCAACCCCACTGATGTGCTAAAG ATTCGAATGCAGGCTCAGGGGAGCTTATTCCAAGGCAGCATGATTGGCAGCTTCATCGATATATATCAACAAGAAGGTACCAGGGGTCTGTGGAGA GGTGTCGTCCCAACTGCTCAGCGGGCTGCCATCGTTGTGGGTGTAGAGCTGCCAGTCTATGATATTACAAAGAAGCACTTAATATTGTCAGGGGTGATGGGAGACACAATTTTAACTCACTTTGT TTCCAGCTTTACATGTGGCTTGGCCGGGGCTCTGGCTTCCAATCCAGTTGATGTGGTTCGAACTCGCATGATGAACCAGAGAGCAATTGTGGGACATGTGGACCTCTACAAGGGTACTTTGGATGGTATTTTAAAG ATGTGGAAACATGAGGGATTTTTTGCACTCTATAAAGGATTTTGGCCAAACTGGCTTCGACTTGGACCCTGGAACATCATT TTTTTTATTACATACGAGCAGCTCAAGAGGCTTCAAATCTAA